Proteins encoded in a region of the Chloroflexota bacterium genome:
- a CDS encoding FAD-dependent oxidoreductase: MSSAARFQKLFEPTHIRRMELKNRIVMPPMGTNMGTSDGHVTEEVRCHYRERAKGGVGLVIVETTCVDSPVGKTTAYQLAIDDDRFIPGLSRLAETIHQHGAKAVLQLQHAGRGAKSSITGIQPVAPSPVPMPYGTYVAYEGEMPRELTAGEIKQLVRKFAQGAQRAKRAGFDGIEIHSTGYYLIAQFLSSTANIRQDEYGGSLRNRARFLLEIIGAIRGVVGGDYPLLCKISVIEFGPGSGITFEEGQQFAQMAEEAGVDALEIGGMGWGISPHLPPSTAEQPGALIPIVEELKKVVKIPLIVASRMTPQLAEKVLQEGQADLIAIGKGLIADPDLPNKAASGRVDEIRPCIGCLRCIDNQTVKGQGIICSVNAAAGKERHFDEIKPAERSKRVFVVGGGPAGMEAARLAALRGHHVTLYEKQEKLGGQLLQAIVPPHKDNLVGFIDYMRAQMVKRGVNIKLGFEVTAGLIAEARPDTVVLATGVTTAMPRISGIDSANVVTAKDVLNGAEVGDTVAIVGGGLVGCETAEYLAQQGKKVTIVEMLDEVAGRMPLALRNLLLARLADKGVVVLTGIQCREVTGGGLVIITKEKKEKTIAADNVVLASGDRPNRALLENLESTIPIYPIGDCVEPRGIAEAVAEGFGVGLAL, translated from the coding sequence TTGAGCAGCGCGGCACGTTTCCAGAAGCTGTTTGAGCCAACACACATCAGGCGAATGGAACTCAAGAACCGTATTGTGATGCCGCCAATGGGTACGAACATGGGCACTTCTGACGGTCACGTTACAGAGGAAGTCAGGTGTCACTACAGGGAACGAGCGAAAGGTGGTGTCGGCCTGGTGATTGTAGAGACAACCTGTGTCGATTCGCCTGTAGGTAAGACTACCGCCTACCAGTTAGCCATAGATGACGATAGGTTCATCCCTGGTTTGAGCCGGCTGGCAGAGACTATCCACCAGCACGGGGCCAAAGCAGTGTTGCAGCTACAGCATGCAGGGAGAGGGGCCAAGTCATCGATTACTGGCATTCAACCAGTCGCCCCTTCGCCGGTTCCTATGCCCTACGGAACTTATGTGGCTTATGAAGGCGAGATGCCCAGGGAACTCACGGCGGGGGAGATCAAACAATTGGTTCGCAAGTTCGCCCAGGGAGCACAGCGGGCCAAGAGGGCAGGCTTCGATGGCATAGAGATCCACAGCACAGGCTACTACCTGATAGCTCAGTTCCTGTCTTCCACAGCTAATATCCGCCAGGATGAGTACGGAGGCAGTTTGAGAAATCGAGCCAGGTTTCTGTTAGAAATCATCGGAGCAATCAGAGGTGTGGTCGGAGGGGACTATCCCCTGCTATGCAAGATCAGCGTCATAGAATTCGGGCCTGGGTCGGGGATCACTTTCGAGGAGGGACAGCAATTTGCTCAAATGGCCGAGGAAGCAGGGGTCGACGCTCTGGAGATAGGTGGTATGGGGTGGGGTATCAGCCCTCATCTGCCCCCGTCGACTGCCGAACAGCCCGGGGCTCTCATCCCGATTGTGGAGGAGTTGAAGAAAGTGGTGAAAATCCCACTCATCGTGGCTAGCAGGATGACTCCACAGTTGGCGGAGAAGGTGCTGCAAGAGGGCCAGGCAGACCTCATTGCTATAGGCAAGGGCCTGATCGCTGATCCTGATCTCCCCAACAAAGCAGCATCAGGGCGAGTGGACGAGATCAGACCGTGTATAGGCTGCCTACGGTGCATCGATAATCAGACGGTCAAAGGACAGGGCATAATCTGTTCCGTTAATGCGGCGGCAGGCAAAGAACGACATTTTGATGAGATCAAGCCAGCCGAGAGAAGCAAGAGGGTGTTTGTGGTAGGTGGTGGCCCGGCCGGCATGGAGGCAGCCAGGCTAGCTGCACTAAGGGGTCATCACGTGACGCTCTACGAGAAGCAAGAGAAGCTGGGCGGACAATTGCTTCAAGCCATCGTCCCGCCGCACAAAGACAATCTTGTGGGTTTCATCGACTACATGAGGGCCCAAATGGTCAAGAGAGGCGTCAATATTAAGCTGGGCTTTGAAGTTACGGCTGGACTGATAGCGGAGGCCAGGCCAGACACCGTGGTCTTGGCCACAGGGGTAACCACTGCTATGCCTCGTATTTCAGGAATCGATAGCGCCAACGTCGTTACGGCCAAGGACGTGCTGAACGGCGCTGAAGTAGGGGACACGGTAGCTATTGTTGGGGGTGGGCTGGTGGGGTGTGAGACAGCCGAGTACCTGGCGCAACAGGGCAAGAAGGTAACGATTGTGGAAATGCTGGACGAGGTGGCAGGCCGGATGCCCCTGGCCCTGAGGAACCTGTTGCTGGCCAGGCTGGCCGACAAGGGAGTAGTGGTTCTGACGGGCATACAATGCCGGGAGGTGACGGGGGGAGGCCTGGTCATTATCACTAAGGAGAAGAAGGAGAAGACTATCGCCGCTGACAATGTGGTACTCGCCTCTGGTGATAGGCCGAATAGAGCGCTTCTGGAGAACCTTGAGAGCACTATACCTATTTACCCCATCGGGGATTGTGTCGAGCCCCGGGGGATAGCAGAAGCCGTCGCTGAAGGGTTTGGCGTTGGACTTGCTCTGTAG
- a CDS encoding cyclic nucleotide-binding domain-containing protein — translation MTKWQCVQCGYFFDGTRPPEPCPGCKSACSYTDVTCYRPECGGPVNADPMLLGMITKRTGLAAPLRPSQTAAPQEVVYAEKVSKEILFQGLSEKEIQQVLATGEIKTYEPGDVVFKEGAESVHIYIVEQGKLAVLAPEGKTAYLASDGDVLGWSSLMLPYKRTASANALEKSRVVVIDHTKLQDFCAQNPSIGYKITQNVGRIMAARMRTAKAMSVDLVYG, via the coding sequence ATGACAAAGTGGCAGTGTGTGCAATGTGGTTACTTCTTCGACGGAACGAGACCGCCGGAACCATGCCCTGGCTGTAAGTCAGCTTGCAGCTACACCGATGTCACCTGCTATCGCCCTGAATGTGGTGGCCCCGTGAATGCCGACCCTATGCTTCTGGGCATGATTACCAAGCGTACTGGATTAGCCGCCCCTCTACGTCCCTCACAGACGGCTGCCCCGCAGGAGGTAGTCTATGCAGAGAAAGTGAGCAAGGAAATCCTATTTCAGGGGCTGAGCGAAAAGGAGATACAGCAGGTATTGGCCACTGGTGAAATTAAGACCTATGAACCTGGCGATGTCGTGTTTAAGGAAGGCGCTGAGTCAGTGCATATCTACATTGTCGAGCAAGGGAAACTGGCCGTGCTGGCTCCAGAAGGGAAAACCGCCTATCTAGCTTCAGACGGAGATGTTCTTGGTTGGTCGAGTTTGATGCTGCCCTACAAGCGGACTGCTTCAGCCAACGCCCTGGAAAAAAGCCGTGTTGTTGTCATCGACCACACCAAACTGCAAGACTTTTGCGCCCAGAACCCATCTATAGGCTACAAGATCACGCAAAACGTCGGGCGGATTATGGCTGCCAGGATGAGGACTGCCAAAGCGATGTCAGTGGATTTGGTCTACGGCTAA
- a CDS encoding nitronate monooxygenase — MKDAAISSKARKKAKQRILRTKLCDMLEIEYPIILAGMGGYAGPTLAAAVSNAGGLGVLGCGGMPIDILVGMIKKTKSLTNKPFGVDVLMPFGAPAPGTEIPTIELPERQVAFTEQLRKEFGIPKPKHSRPADFFDVDLMQKTVEVCFEERVPVFVAGLGNPGWMIPRAHAQGMKVLACVGNVRSARRVAEGGVDIVVAAGYEGGGHTGRIGTMALIPQVIDAVYPTPVVAAGGIADGRGVAAALALGACGVWVGTAFITSHEAHVDAIELGLMAQWEVDYWKQRILECTEEDTVVTRSYSGKTMRNLKNKWIQAWERPDAPPTLPMPLQFMLCWDLMEGAREAKIKDILLWPTGQIGGMIKELKSAKQIVDEMVDGATKILQETLPAEVTTK, encoded by the coding sequence ATGAAAGACGCCGCAATTTCAAGTAAGGCACGAAAGAAAGCCAAGCAAAGGATTCTCCGCACGAAACTGTGTGACATGCTGGAGATCGAGTACCCCATTATCCTTGCGGGCATGGGTGGCTATGCTGGGCCTACCCTCGCGGCCGCAGTATCCAACGCCGGCGGACTGGGTGTCCTCGGCTGCGGAGGGATGCCGATTGATATATTGGTGGGCATGATTAAGAAGACCAAAAGCCTGACCAATAAGCCTTTTGGTGTGGATGTGCTGATGCCCTTCGGAGCGCCCGCGCCCGGCACTGAGATCCCCACCATTGAATTACCTGAGAGGCAGGTTGCCTTCACAGAGCAGTTGAGGAAAGAATTCGGAATCCCCAAGCCAAAGCATTCCAGGCCAGCAGACTTCTTCGATGTGGACCTGATGCAAAAGACGGTCGAAGTATGCTTCGAGGAGCGTGTCCCCGTTTTTGTCGCCGGGCTTGGCAATCCAGGCTGGATGATACCGCGGGCTCATGCTCAAGGGATGAAGGTCCTCGCCTGTGTTGGCAACGTGAGAAGCGCTCGCCGCGTAGCGGAGGGCGGTGTGGATATCGTTGTCGCTGCGGGATACGAAGGCGGAGGACACACCGGCCGGATCGGCACTATGGCGCTCATCCCCCAGGTCATAGATGCTGTCTACCCTACGCCCGTGGTGGCTGCCGGGGGCATAGCCGACGGTAGAGGGGTGGCTGCCGCTTTAGCGCTGGGAGCCTGTGGGGTATGGGTGGGCACTGCCTTCATAACCTCGCATGAAGCCCATGTCGACGCTATTGAGTTGGGCCTTATGGCTCAGTGGGAGGTTGATTACTGGAAGCAGAGAATCCTCGAATGTACTGAAGAGGATACGGTGGTGACCCGATCCTATTCTGGCAAAACGATGCGCAACCTGAAGAACAAGTGGATCCAGGCGTGGGAAAGGCCAGATGCACCCCCCACGCTCCCTATGCCGCTACAGTTCATGCTCTGCTGGGATCTGATGGAAGGCGCCAGGGAAGCCAAAATCAAGGACATTCTGCTTTGGCCCACCGGGCAGATCGGAGGAATGATCAAGGAACTGAAGAGCGCCAAGCAGATCGTCGATGAGATGGTGGACGGGGCCACCAAGATTTTGCAGGAGACGCTTCCCGCTGAGGTGACCACAAAATAA
- a CDS encoding ABC transporter substrate-binding protein — MKCKFRMVVAFLLVLVMLVPLSLSCGNGEKGVVTIRIGQLTDFTGAASPALRQITFITEDMIRYYNDEKIIPGVKLKLDPYDTKFDPSRYSLGYDWCKEKGDKIIIGIIADTPLMLKPFAARDKIVLAAMAGSPEMFTPPGWVFGFSNTNEDSAKILLRWIVENDWPQKGQGTPKIGIFAWDDTQSINVTKAIEAYLDAHPNEYDYVGRVVSPVGTLNFTSEAKKLKDKKCDYIAIPSGNIMAPFLRDLRPTGSQATILDCCGSMGSFQRMYVQMVGWDLLDGCYSTANSYYWTDTENPIVQLATTLVHRYHSAGEAQDILASGNSYVGPAFMMTGILEVLAQAVKNVGAENFNGKAYYDAALNYKTTSPIWAGCPEFRFSETRRKLMDRSLITKFVGGDVKDYVTISDWLPGVD, encoded by the coding sequence GTGAAGTGCAAGTTCAGAATGGTTGTGGCTTTTCTTTTGGTACTGGTTATGCTGGTGCCGCTTTCCTTAAGCTGTGGTAATGGCGAGAAAGGCGTGGTGACTATCCGCATAGGACAACTGACGGACTTTACGGGGGCAGCCTCACCAGCGCTGAGACAGATTACTTTCATAACCGAGGACATGATCAGGTACTATAATGATGAAAAAATTATCCCCGGAGTGAAGCTAAAGCTCGATCCCTACGATACCAAGTTCGATCCATCCAGGTACTCGTTGGGCTATGACTGGTGCAAGGAGAAGGGGGATAAAATAATTATCGGTATTATCGCGGACACACCGTTGATGTTGAAACCTTTTGCCGCGCGAGACAAGATCGTCCTGGCTGCCATGGCTGGTAGCCCGGAGATGTTTACCCCCCCGGGATGGGTATTCGGCTTTTCGAATACTAACGAAGATTCTGCGAAGATCCTCTTGCGTTGGATTGTTGAAAATGACTGGCCCCAAAAAGGACAGGGGACTCCTAAGATTGGCATATTCGCCTGGGATGACACGCAATCCATAAACGTGACCAAGGCGATAGAGGCATACCTCGATGCCCATCCGAATGAGTATGACTACGTCGGCCGCGTTGTTAGCCCCGTGGGCACGTTGAACTTCACAAGTGAAGCGAAGAAACTGAAAGACAAGAAGTGCGATTACATAGCGATCCCCTCCGGCAATATCATGGCTCCTTTCTTGAGGGACCTTCGACCCACTGGCTCCCAGGCCACGATTCTGGACTGCTGTGGGAGCATGGGTTCTTTCCAAAGGATGTACGTGCAAATGGTTGGCTGGGACCTGCTTGACGGATGCTATTCCACTGCCAACTCTTACTACTGGACTGACACGGAGAACCCTATTGTGCAACTGGCTACAACACTGGTTCACAGATACCACTCAGCGGGGGAAGCTCAGGACATCCTTGCTTCAGGTAACAGTTACGTGGGTCCGGCTTTCATGATGACGGGCATACTGGAGGTTTTGGCGCAGGCAGTGAAGAATGTAGGAGCGGAGAATTTCAATGGAAAGGCCTACTATGATGCCGCCCTAAACTACAAGACTACGAGCCCCATCTGGGCAGGATGTCCCGAATTCCGCTTTAGCGAGACCAGACGCAAGCTAATGGATCGCTCTCTGATAACCAAATTTGTGGGCGGCGATGTGAAGGATTACGTCACGATCAGCGACTGGCTGCCGGGCGTAGATTAA
- a CDS encoding CoB--CoM heterodisulfide reductase iron-sulfur subunit A family protein: protein MDTSQYDEPKIGVYVCHCGTNIAGSVDVGQVTEFARGLEGVVVSRDYSFVCSDPGQKLIREDILQLGINRVVVVACSPRLHEQTFRGVLKESGLNPYMLQQANIREQCSWLHEPGESATEKAKRLVRAAVKRVALHHPLEQRAVPIFPATLVVGGGIAGIQAALEIANSNHLVYLVERESSIGGHMAQFDKTFPTLDCAACILTPKMTDVARHPYIRLLTYSEVVDISGYIGNFTVKIKRKARYVNEEKCTGCGICQEKCPWTTLSEFEVGLSLRKVIYTTSPQAVPNIPVIDRERCVYFSKGTCRACERFCEPKAINFKQEDMLIELQVGSVIVATGYDTFEPTRVTQYGYGNYPNLFTSLEFERMCSPSGPTGGKLKLADGREPQSMAIIHCVGSRDKNFNAYCSQICCMHALKYSHLFKEKTGGDVYQMYIDMRCTGKGYEEFYDRVQKEGVNFVRGKVANVTDRALAPEEEGKLIVTCEDTLLGNIVRVPVDMVVLCIAVEPRRNAEQLAQIFRLGRGQDGFFLERHPKLDPVATMFEGVFVAGCCQGPKDIPHTVAQASAAAARALAMIARGKVEIEAVTASVDEKRCSGCRLCNALCPYEAVSFDEDAKVSRVSQVLCKGCGTCAAACPSNAISVQNFTPAQITAEIEGLLATVNV from the coding sequence GTGGATACAAGCCAATATGATGAGCCTAAGATCGGGGTTTACGTTTGTCATTGCGGCACCAATATCGCCGGCAGTGTTGATGTAGGACAGGTAACTGAATTTGCCCGAGGGCTGGAAGGGGTAGTAGTATCCCGAGATTATAGTTTTGTGTGCTCTGATCCAGGGCAGAAGCTGATCCGGGAGGACATCCTTCAGCTAGGAATCAATCGGGTTGTGGTGGTAGCCTGTTCCCCTCGTCTACACGAGCAGACATTCCGCGGTGTATTGAAGGAGAGCGGGCTTAACCCCTATATGCTGCAGCAAGCTAATATCAGAGAGCAGTGTTCTTGGCTTCATGAGCCAGGGGAGTCGGCCACTGAGAAGGCGAAGAGGTTGGTTAGAGCAGCAGTGAAGCGAGTTGCGCTGCATCACCCTTTGGAGCAGAGAGCAGTGCCAATTTTCCCCGCTACTCTGGTGGTCGGAGGCGGTATTGCTGGTATTCAGGCTGCTCTAGAGATCGCCAATTCCAACCACCTGGTGTATCTAGTGGAAAGGGAGTCCAGCATTGGAGGGCATATGGCGCAGTTCGACAAGACCTTCCCCACTCTGGACTGCGCCGCGTGTATCCTCACCCCTAAAATGACTGACGTTGCCCGTCATCCTTACATCAGGCTGTTAACCTACAGCGAGGTGGTTGACATCTCAGGGTATATAGGCAACTTCACCGTCAAGATCAAGCGTAAGGCGCGCTACGTGAATGAGGAAAAATGCACCGGCTGTGGTATTTGCCAGGAGAAGTGTCCGTGGACGACATTAAGTGAGTTCGAGGTCGGCTTGAGTTTGAGGAAGGTCATTTATACCACTTCACCTCAAGCAGTGCCCAACATACCTGTTATTGATCGTGAGCGTTGTGTTTACTTCTCCAAGGGAACCTGCCGCGCCTGTGAACGCTTCTGTGAACCAAAAGCTATCAATTTCAAGCAGGAAGATATGTTGATAGAGCTGCAAGTTGGCTCTGTTATAGTGGCTACCGGATACGATACCTTTGAGCCTACCCGCGTCACGCAGTACGGCTATGGTAACTACCCCAACCTTTTCACCAGCTTGGAGTTCGAGCGGATGTGCAGCCCGTCCGGGCCAACCGGCGGTAAATTGAAACTAGCAGACGGTCGGGAACCACAGAGCATGGCCATTATCCATTGTGTAGGCAGCCGAGATAAGAATTTCAATGCCTACTGTTCTCAGATATGCTGTATGCATGCCCTGAAGTATTCCCACCTGTTCAAGGAGAAGACCGGTGGCGATGTCTATCAAATGTATATTGATATGCGTTGCACGGGGAAAGGGTATGAAGAATTCTATGATCGGGTTCAGAAAGAGGGAGTCAACTTCGTCAGGGGCAAGGTAGCCAATGTCACTGACCGTGCCCTTGCACCTGAGGAGGAAGGAAAACTGATTGTTACCTGTGAGGATACCCTGTTGGGCAACATCGTCCGTGTCCCGGTAGATATGGTGGTATTGTGCATAGCTGTGGAGCCGCGCAGGAATGCTGAGCAGCTAGCCCAAATATTTCGTTTGGGACGGGGCCAGGACGGGTTCTTCCTAGAGCGACACCCGAAATTGGATCCGGTGGCTACCATGTTCGAGGGTGTATTTGTAGCGGGGTGTTGCCAGGGTCCTAAAGATATACCTCATACAGTGGCTCAAGCCTCAGCGGCCGCTGCTCGGGCTCTGGCTATGATTGCCCGAGGCAAAGTGGAAATTGAAGCAGTGACTGCTTCTGTTGATGAAAAGCGGTGCTCAGGATGCCGGTTGTGCAACGCACTCTGCCCATATGAAGCTGTCTCCTTTGATGAAGATGCCAAAGTGTCGCGGGTGTCTCAGGTTCTTTGTAAGGGGTGTGGTACATGTGCTGCGGCTTGCCCGAGCAACGCTATCTCCGTCCAGAACTTCACTCCAGCCCAGATCACAGCAGAAATTGAGGGACTGCTAGCCACGGTGAACGTCTAG
- a CDS encoding hydrogenase iron-sulfur subunit, which produces MAEFEPKIVAFLCNWCSYAGADLAGTSRMKCLPNVISIRLMCSGGLDPTYVLKAFKEGADGVLVCGCNPGDCHYLEGNYKALRRVSLLQRMLPHFGVEPRRLQLHWVCASCGDEFVTVVNEMTNELKRLGPIKRESWMPAAEEHHAMAPG; this is translated from the coding sequence GTGGCTGAGTTTGAACCCAAGATAGTTGCCTTTTTATGCAACTGGTGCTCCTATGCCGGAGCAGATTTGGCAGGGACTTCGCGCATGAAGTGCCTGCCTAATGTGATTTCTATTCGACTTATGTGCAGCGGAGGACTGGACCCTACTTACGTTTTGAAGGCATTCAAGGAAGGGGCTGACGGGGTCCTGGTTTGCGGTTGCAACCCTGGTGATTGCCACTACCTTGAAGGGAACTACAAAGCATTGCGGCGTGTCTCCTTGCTGCAGAGAATGCTGCCACACTTCGGCGTCGAGCCGCGGCGTCTCCAATTGCACTGGGTGTGCGCTTCCTGTGGCGATGAATTTGTTACTGTCGTTAACGAAATGACTAATGAATTGAAGAGGTTGGGACCAATCAAGCGCGAGAGTTGGATGCCAGCAGCAGAGGAACATCATGCAATGGCACCGGGCTAA
- a CDS encoding (Fe-S)-binding protein: MNAVVPYKEAVDAVTEAGGEALKQCYQCGLCTGICPWNLVRSFPTRKLIHQAQLGVVDFEGEDTWICATCRACVVRCPREVAIIDIMKALRGVIVEMGAGYCPESLRVTLKNIAGAGNPLGEAPEDRTAWTRDLKVKTFAKGTNVLYFSCCIPAYDPNIRRVARATANILNKAGVDFGILGSKESCCGESVRKAGNESLFQKLAQSNISAFVDNDVNRIVVSSPHCYHSFKNEYPALGGKFEVMHFTQYLAQLIRDGRLKLTKEVKAKVTYHDPCYLGRHNDVYDEPREVLRSIPGLELVEMADHRENSFCCGGGGGRIWMETKKGERLSDLRLEQAEATGASILVAACPYCIANFEDSVLTMDKGAAIQVKDISELVQEAV; this comes from the coding sequence ATGAATGCAGTCGTGCCCTATAAGGAAGCGGTGGACGCTGTAACAGAGGCAGGCGGTGAAGCGCTGAAGCAATGCTATCAGTGCGGTCTGTGTACTGGCATCTGCCCCTGGAATCTGGTTAGAAGCTTCCCCACCCGCAAGCTAATCCATCAGGCACAGCTCGGCGTAGTCGACTTCGAAGGTGAGGACACCTGGATATGTGCCACCTGCCGGGCCTGCGTGGTCCGCTGCCCACGCGAGGTAGCCATCATCGATATTATGAAAGCCCTGCGTGGAGTGATAGTGGAGATGGGAGCTGGCTACTGTCCCGAGTCACTCCGGGTCACATTGAAAAACATCGCCGGTGCCGGTAACCCGCTGGGAGAAGCTCCCGAAGATAGAACGGCTTGGACAAGGGACCTGAAGGTGAAGACCTTTGCCAAGGGCACCAATGTACTGTATTTTTCCTGCTGTATCCCGGCCTATGATCCTAACATCAGAAGGGTAGCTCGTGCCACAGCCAACATCCTTAACAAAGCAGGTGTTGACTTCGGCATCCTGGGTTCCAAGGAAAGCTGCTGTGGCGAAAGCGTGCGCAAGGCGGGAAACGAAAGCCTTTTCCAGAAGCTGGCGCAGAGCAATATCAGTGCTTTTGTCGATAACGATGTCAATAGAATCGTGGTGAGCTCGCCTCACTGCTATCATTCTTTCAAAAACGAATATCCTGCGCTGGGGGGCAAGTTTGAAGTAATGCACTTCACTCAATATCTGGCACAGCTTATCCGTGATGGTAGACTCAAGCTAACCAAAGAAGTCAAAGCAAAGGTCACCTATCATGATCCATGTTATCTTGGGCGTCACAACGATGTGTACGACGAGCCGAGAGAGGTCTTAAGAAGCATCCCCGGACTGGAGCTGGTAGAGATGGCCGACCATCGTGAAAATAGCTTTTGTTGTGGTGGTGGTGGCGGAAGGATTTGGATGGAGACCAAGAAGGGAGAGAGGCTTTCCGACCTCAGGTTGGAGCAGGCTGAAGCGACGGGGGCGAGTATATTGGTGGCTGCCTGTCCCTACTGCATAGCTAATTTTGAGGATAGCGTATTAACAATGGACAAGGGCGCTGCTATTCAGGTTAAGGACATCTCGGAATTGGTTCAAGAGGCAGTGTAA
- a CDS encoding ABC transporter substrate-binding protein, which translates to MAKEEDMAGIRDRAVACFLVLVLLVTFSSGCIGKTEAGPTIRIGYITDVTGPGAPVLVHFTLLLEDLVRYYNDEHLIPGAKIKVITCDTKADASRYIPAYDLVRKRGAQVIVVCLPDAAEILEPFAKRDGVPLAVMPSTQTLVDPPGWAFCFSYPPAYAMKSLLKWISEQPWDYSKGPRKIGLVSWNEPYAVDGEKGVKDYCQAHTDQFQYVAGLLSPMGAITWSGEVRKVESCDYVVIPNVPMAMGTFVIEFRAKNTKAVLIGTDAVAAAQDYLVKMCGWKAVDGSLVISFTPLWGERYSLVTKATEILYRYRAEAADKIISSGLGYLGGFHSMYTFFELLREAVRRVGIQDFDGQAFYNKAVDFAITWEGYPEWGFTPTTRYAVKHTAIYRFMAILQSPVRVSDWLPVIDERGSAS; encoded by the coding sequence TTGGCTAAAGAAGAAGATATGGCTGGCATAAGGGATAGGGCTGTAGCTTGCTTTCTGGTCTTAGTCCTACTGGTCACCTTTAGTTCTGGCTGCATCGGCAAAACTGAGGCAGGGCCGACTATCCGGATCGGGTACATTACGGATGTTACGGGACCAGGGGCACCGGTCCTCGTCCATTTCACCTTGTTGCTCGAAGATCTTGTCAGATATTACAATGATGAACACCTCATACCGGGGGCAAAGATAAAGGTCATCACCTGTGATACCAAGGCGGACGCCTCCAGGTATATACCTGCCTATGACCTGGTCAGGAAGCGAGGAGCACAAGTCATCGTCGTTTGTTTGCCGGACGCAGCGGAAATACTGGAACCCTTTGCCAAAAGAGACGGTGTACCATTAGCTGTCATGCCGAGCACTCAAACCTTGGTAGACCCACCGGGATGGGCCTTTTGCTTCTCATACCCTCCTGCCTATGCCATGAAGTCCCTACTGAAATGGATCAGTGAACAGCCTTGGGATTACTCGAAGGGGCCTCGCAAGATCGGCCTTGTAAGCTGGAATGAGCCTTACGCCGTAGATGGGGAGAAAGGAGTAAAAGACTATTGCCAGGCTCACACGGATCAGTTTCAGTACGTTGCTGGCTTGTTGTCTCCCATGGGAGCGATTACGTGGTCTGGCGAGGTTAGAAAGGTAGAAAGCTGCGATTATGTGGTTATTCCCAACGTCCCTATGGCAATGGGCACTTTCGTGATAGAGTTTCGAGCTAAGAACACAAAGGCAGTCCTCATTGGCACAGATGCAGTAGCTGCCGCCCAAGACTACCTGGTTAAGATGTGCGGCTGGAAAGCCGTTGACGGATCCTTGGTTATTAGTTTCACGCCGTTGTGGGGAGAGCGGTATTCGCTGGTCACAAAAGCCACGGAGATCCTGTACAGGTACCGCGCCGAAGCAGCCGATAAGATCATTAGTTCCGGCTTGGGGTACCTTGGCGGGTTCCACAGCATGTACACTTTCTTCGAGCTTTTGCGGGAGGCAGTTCGACGGGTGGGAATCCAGGACTTTGATGGTCAGGCTTTCTACAACAAAGCCGTAGACTTTGCCATAACCTGGGAGGGTTACCCGGAATGGGGCTTCACGCCGACAACGCGGTACGCGGTCAAACACACAGCGATATACAGATTCATGGCTATCCTGCAAAGTCCGGTAAGAGTTAGCGACTGGCTGCCAGTGATAGATGAGAGGGGTAGTGCTTCGTAA
- a CDS encoding gamma-glutamylcyclotransferase has protein sequence MSGCAMYYFAYGPYLSLKYMAERCPTAKPKFTAILPNYKIIFTGWSRKWRGAVATLRISQGAKVKGAVYEISAKDLELLDKHEDYPRTHNRMNVKVITADDEFIEAVTYIKPQQSEEAAPSQEYLAIIRQGYKDWRIG, from the coding sequence ATGTCTGGTTGTGCAATGTATTATTTTGCCTATGGTCCATATCTCAGTCTGAAGTACATGGCAGAGCGCTGTCCTACCGCCAAGCCAAAATTCACGGCTATACTGCCAAACTACAAGATAATATTCACAGGCTGGTCAAGGAAGTGGCGCGGTGCAGTGGCCACCTTGCGAATATCCCAGGGGGCCAAGGTCAAAGGGGCAGTCTACGAAATCTCAGCCAAAGACCTGGAACTTCTGGACAAACATGAGGATTATCCCCGCACACATAACCGAATGAATGTGAAGGTGATAACTGCCGACGATGAATTTATCGAGGCAGTAACCTATATTAAGCCTCAACAGTCAGAAGAAGCGGCGCCTTCCCAGGAGTACCTGGCTATCATCCGTCAGGGCTACAAGGACTGGAGAATCGGGTGA